The DNA window TTTTCTGCATATCTCCCACTTTAATCCTGTGCCGTTTGCAGCTCTCCCACAGACCTTCTGTGATCCCCATAGTGCTCTCTCATCCCTTGATTCCTTTTCCTAACTCAGGCTCTAGctgcttttttgttcttttcctaagTCCTAAATGCTTCTGCTAGTTCTAAGCACCTTTGTTCCTACTATAGTCTTCCTTTATTTAAGTCAATTCATCCCCCTCGCACTTTGCCCACAACCTTAGCTTTGAGTTTAGTGATCTAGGCTCCCTGCCTgctgctcactctctctctccaacTAAGCCACAGGGTCACTCTTACTTTTGTCCCTTCACTTGGATTCCCACCACCCTCTGAGAAAGTTGCTCAGCTTCTCTGTCTCATCTTTACACCAGCCAAACGCTGTTGTTTCTCCCTAGACCGGGCAAGGTCCCCCCGGCCAGGATGTCAGGCCTGGTGTTGGGGCAGCGGGATGAGCCTGCAGGCCACCGGCTCAGCCAAGAGGAGATCCTGGGGAGCACACGGCTGGTCAGCCAAGGGCTAGAGGCCCTACACAGTGAACACCAGGCCGTGCTGCAAAGCCTGTCCCAGaccattgagtgtctgcagcggGGAGGCCATGAGGAAGGGCTGGTGCATGAGAAGGCCCGGCAGCTTCGCCGTTCTATGGAAAACATTGAGCTCGGGCTGAGTGAGGCCCAGGTGAGCGGGCAAAGGTGGTGCCAAGTGGTCCAGGGTGGATGGAGGAGCAGTTATCTGATTGAAGGTTTGGGGCTGCTTGGGATCACCTCACTCTAGATGTTTGCATTCATTCATTATATATGCATTAAgtccctactgtgtgccagaatGCTTTTGGGCACTGAAGAGATACATCATTGAACAAAACTGTAAAAATCTTTGCCATCTTGGAGCTTACCTTCTAgctggggaagacagacaatacataaataaataatgattcgGTATGCCAGAGTGATAGTTGTTAAGCATAAAAGGAtcaaaataaagcagggaaggaaACTAGGGACTGTGGAGAGAGGGTATAATTTTAGATAGGGTGGTCAAAAAAGGCCACCCTTTTTTTGAAAAGGCGACATTTTGGCAAAGATGTGAAGGTGAGGGGAATGAGTCATGCCATAAACAGGGGAAGGGCGTCCTAAGCAGAGAGAGCAGCAAGTGCAGAGGCTCTGAATGGAAGTCTGCCTGGTGAGGTCAGTGAACAGCAAGTGGCCAGTATGGCTGCAGTAGAGTGAATGGGGAGAAGCAAAGTAGAAAATTAAGTCTGAGGGGTACTGGGGTTGGAGGGGAGGGAGATGGATCAAATGGAACTTGTAGGCCACCCCGAGGACTttgattttaccttttttttgagacggagtctcgcactgttgcccaggctggaatgtagtggcacaatcccggctcactgcaacctccgcctgccaggttcaagtgattctcctgcctcagcctcccgagtagctgggactacaggcgcgtgccaccacgcccggctaattttttgtatttttagtagagacggggtttcaccatgttggccaggctggtcttgaattcctgacctcgtgatccgcccgccttggcctcccaaagtgctgggattataggtgtgagccactgtgcctggccctgatttCACTTTGAGTGAGATGGAAACTATTGGAATGTTTTTAGAAGAGGAATGATGTGGTCTAACTTGGCATCATCAGGTTGCTGGGTTACGAATAGACAATAGGGGAACAAGGGCAGAAACAAGGAGGCCAGTGAGGAAGTTATTGTAATAATTTGGATAGGAATTGATAGTGGCTTGGCCCAGGGTGACAGCAGTGGAGGTGGTGGGAAATTGGATTCAGGGTGTTTTGAAGGTAGTGCCACTGCTATACCCCCACCTTCTGGCTCCTCTGTGCCCCTGCCAGTTTTGCCACGTCCCAGTAGGCTCCCCTTCCACCTGTTCCTGAATACTCCCACCCAGAATCTGGAGCTCAGGGTATGTGCCCACCTAGGTGATGCTGGCTCTAGCCAGCCACCTGAGCACAGTGGAGTCAGAGAAACAGAAGCTGCGGGCTCAGGTGCGGCGGCTATGCCAGGAGAACCAGTGGCTGCGGGATGAGCTGGCTGGCACCCAGCAGCGGCTACAGCGCAGTGAACAGGCTGTGGCTCAgctggaggaggaaaagaagcacCTGGAGTTCCTGGGGCAGCTGCGGCAGTATGATGAGGATGGACACACCGCGGTGAGTGTGCACAGGCGAGACTGGCTGAGGGGTGGGCAGCCGGGAGTTACCACAGACATGGGGGCAATTGCCCCATCATCCTCAAGGTCCATCAGCTCTACCCAACCTGCTCTCACCTGAAAGAATTCCTTTTTCAGCCCTGACACCAACTCCAGGTGACAGCAAGGGGAAAAGCAATATTCCGGTAATTCAGTCAACATTTAATGAGatgcctactgtgtaccaggcattgCACACTGCGCTGGTGAATGGGGCACAGAGTTCCTGCTCTCACAATTACAAGCTTGTGAGGGAGACAGATAAGCACCTGGACAATTCCAATCCAGAATTCTACGTGGTACAATTAGAGAAAGCATAGCCCAGTTGAGCATGACCCTCCTAAAATTTGCTTTcaaaatgtgtgattttttttttttttttgagatggaattttacacttgttgcctaggctggagtgcagtggtacaatctcaggtcacggcaacctccgcctcccgggttcaagcagttctcctgcctcagcctcttgagtagctgggattgcaggcacctgccaccacgcctggctaatttttgtatttttactagagacggagtttcaccatgttggccaggctggttttgaactcctgacctcaggtggtctgcccgcctgggcctcccaaagtgctgggattacaggtgtgagctaccgtgcccggtcCAAAATGTGTGAAATTTAACCCTCACTCAacagagtgcagtgatgccatctcagctcactgcaacctctgcctctggctttcaaacaattctcatgcctcagccacccaggtagctgggattacaggcgtctgccaccacacccggctaatttttgtatttttaatagagatggagttttgccatgttggccaggctggtctcaaactcctagcctcaagtgatctgcctgcctcggcctcccaaaatgctgggattacaggcgtgagccaccacgcctggctgagagTGTGTGTTTTCTTGAGATGTATCTGTAGGGAACAAGTCTTATCCAGGAGAACGCATATGTGACAAAATACAAAGCAGCAAGTGCTCAGTGCTGGATGAGTGGTTCAGTCAGCGAGGGAAGAATTTCACGGAGGTATGTCTCTGAGGTCTGGAATGGTCTAAGAAGAATTCATAGAGGAAGcaggaagcctgggcaacatagtgagaccctgtctccacaaaaaattaaaaaactagcctGATGTGgtcgtgtgcacctgtagcctcagctactgtggaggctgaggtaggaagatcgcttgagcccaggaggtggaagctgcagtgagctgtgattgtgccactgcattctagcctgggctgTTGCCAGActagagactctgtttcaaaaaacaaacaaaaaaatagagggAGCAGGATAGAGGGATGGGTAGGATATAGGTCGGATTTCCCATTTGAGTGGGTTAGGAGTTGAGATGGATTTTGAAAGTTCATgatgaggaagagggaggagctttttagactggagtgcagggtgtCATTGATAAGGCTTACATCCTGGAAAAGTTGGTCTGTCCCAGGGAAAGTGAGTAGATGAATTGCATGGGACACATTGGTGAAGCTGGGTAGGAGGGTTGGTGTTTGGATGAGGCTGCAGTTCCTGATGGGGAAAAGCAGATTTTCCTAGTGCGGAATAGGTTAGACGGTGAAGGAGGGTTATGTAGTAAGTCCAGAATGAGCTGTGCAGATGATGGGGACTAGGCTGAGCTAGACACTTTCTGGGTACATGTCAATAAGATCGGACACACTCCCTTCCCTCAGGAGAGACAGGACAGACATATAATCAACGTAATCACACAGAGATCAGCATAGGGCCATAATTACAAGAGTTAAGGCGAGATTGGGGGTGGTTagaaaggaaactttttttacttttctttcttttttttttttttgttttgttttgttttgagacagagtttcgctcttgttgcccaggctggagtgcaatggcgcgatctcggctcaccgcaacctctgcctcccaggttcaagcgattctcctgcctcagcctcacgagtagctgggattataggcatgtgccaccacacccggctaattttgtatttttagtagagatggagtttctccacgttggtcaggatggtcttgaactcctgacctcaggtgatctgcccacctcggcctcccaaagtgctaggattacaggcattagccaccacacccggccaggaagGAAACTTTCTGTATGAGAAGGAGGGGGAAGTCTTGAGATTTTGTCTAAAGCATCTCTGGCTGTTACAAACAAGAGGCCTGAGCTTGGCTGGGCCACTTGCTAGCCTTTCCAGGGGCAGAGACAGGAACAACAGTCTTCTCCTAGGTCCCATCTGTCCGTGATTTCATGGCTTAGAGGGGTCACTGAGAAGGCTACTAGGTAGGGATATCTTGGCCCTTATATGTTGCTTCTTCCGTtccaggaggagaaagaaggtgaTGCCACCAAGGATTCCCTGGATGACCTCTTCCCtaatgaggaggaagaggacccCAGCAATGGCTGTGAGTCTGCCTCTGGAATGGGAGGGTGAAAAGGGGCAGCAGGAGGCTGGCCCTAGCTGTGGCCTACCCTGTACACAGGACAGTCACCATCTAGAAATAGGTTCTCCACTTTCTCTGGAgacagggcaggggctgggctagTACTTCgatttcctcagcctccccattgaACAAACATCTATTAAGCACTGAATATGTGCCAGGTACTCTGCTAGGCACTAGGAGTACTACTGAGATGGAAATGGCATAGGTCTCACCAGTAAGGAGTTCACAGTCTAGTGGGAGAATAAACCTGAGATAGGGAGACCATGAGCCCCTCAAGGGAAAGAACCAGGTCTTTCTTACCTTTCTACTCCTGGGACATCCCTTGGTTTatacttattaaataaatgtttgttgaatgcatgaattaCTGGGTGAACAACTGAGGTTGTGATTGCTATAGGTCAAGGGAGTGGATAAAAGAATAGCACTTGAGGCAGGTCTAATATTGAGAGCCCACGTTGGGGTGGGCACAGGTGTGGAGCAAGACATGCAATGGGGAGTGGAAGGGCAGACAGCAAAGGGGAGAGGAAGAGTCCTTTGTTTATGTTCTGTGATGGTTTAGTGTCCCGTGGTCAAGGTGCTACAGCAGCTCAGCAGGGTGGATATGAGATCCCAGCAAGGTTGCGGACGTTGCACAACCTGGTGATCCAGTACGCAGCCCAAGGTCGCTATGAGGTGGCCGTGCCACTCTGTAAGCAGGCACTAGAGGACCTGGAGCGCACATCAGGCCGTGGCCACCCTGATGTCGCCACCATGCTCAACATCCTTGCTTTGGTGTATCGGTGAGGACTTCCCTCCTCCAGTGCCCAGATCTTCCCCCACATTCCCACCTTGGTCCTCCTTTGgctttcatttttcctctttacAGGGTACCTCTCCTCCCTGTTGGGCCTCCCAGATACACCCCAACAGGTGTATGGGAAAAGAACTCTCACTTTTCCATACCTAAGCATTTGCTCATCCCTTGGGATCCTTGTTCCTCTAATCTCTCTTTTGGGGagtgctctctccctctcttccccctgcCCCCTCGCTTCCTATAACTTGTGGCCTTCTCTTGGGATGGCAGTGCCCTGCATTCTGGTATGAGTATGTCAGTGAAGCCCCCTTACTGTCCACACCAGGCTTCCTGTTTCCTCATGGAGGTCTCCAATCCTTAAATGTACTCAGTCCTTccaaagggaaagagggaaggagaaggctTGCAGATTCAGGGTAACTCCTGTCACTTTTGTCTTCTTCCAGGGACCAGAATAAGTATAAGGAAGCTGCCCACCTGCTGAATGATGCCCTCAGCATCCGGGAGAGCACCTTGGGACCCGACCATCCTGCTGTCAGTATTCCTTGCCCTCCCTGCCCCACGCCCTGCACCCCCCACCATTGCTGTTTTGGCCTCTCTTAGCTCATCCATCTGCTGCCCTCAGTCCACTCACTAAGAGTGCTGAGGAAGGAGGCATAAGAAGTCCTTTCTTTCAGGCACTGTCCAGTGATCCTAATGCTTCTCAATTCTCCGAGACTCAGTGACTcctttttataacaaatattttgctTGAATTTAATTAATAGATAAGTCATAGGTAAATCCACATATGATTTCTACAAAAGTTAATATGCTActctaataaatataaaagaaaaacaagaaacataaTTTGTAAGGGCaatatatacaatgtaatataataaggtaaaaatacaaaacaacagtAGCTGTATTGAGTACAACTTTGTTAAAAGAAATAGcaaagtggccgggcacggtggctcacgagtgtaatcccagcactttgggaggctgaggtgggcggatcacgaggtcaggagatcgagaccatcctggctaacatggtgaaaccccatctctactaaaaaaaatacaaaaaatgccgggcatggtggcgggcgcctgtagtcccagctactccggaggctgaggcaggagaatggcttgaacctggaaggcggagcttgcagtgagccgagatcgcgccactctactccagcctgggtgacagagcgaggctccgtctcaaaaaaaaaaaaaaaaactgaaaatataggTGGACACTTTATTAAAGTACAGTATTATAAGAAATGAcaagggtcaggcacagtggctcatgcctgtaatcccagcactttgggaggccaaagtgggcaaatcacaaggtcaggagtttaagaccaccctggccaacatggtgaaaccccgtctctactaacaatacaaaaattagccgggcgtggtggcgggcacctgtaatcccagctactcaagaggctgaggcaggagaatcacttgaaaccagaaggtggaggttgcagaccactctagcctgggcaacaagagcgaaactctgtctcaaaaaaaaagaaaagaaatgacagaccagatttatttgtgtataagagaaagagactgggctcggtggttcacgcctataatcccagcactttgggaggccaaggcaggtggatcatctgaggtcgggagtttgagaccagcctggccaacatggtaaaaccccctctctactaaaaaaaaaattataaaattagccaggcatggtggcatatgcctgtaatcccaactacttggaggctgaggcaggagaatcatttgaatccgggggttggtggttgcagtgagccaaaatcgcaccattgcactccagcctgggcaacagagcaagactccatctcaacaaaataaaaagcggCCCagcgctgtggctcactcctgtaattccagcactttgggaggcagaggtggtcggatcacctgaggtcaggagtttgagaccagcctgaccaacaaggtgaaaccctgtctctactaataatacaaaaattagccggttgtggcggcgtgcacctgtagtcccagctactcgggaggctgagacaggagaattgcttgaacccaggaggctgaagttgcagtgtgccaagatcgcaccactgcacttcagcctgggtgatggagcgagacttcatcttaaaataaataaataaataaaaataaataaaaggaaagagagaaacaacCTTAAGTAGAGATATCACACCAGGGCAAATGATAGAGTTGTCAatgtacagaaaatgaaaaatgaaaagtttgttttgttttgttttttgagacggagtttcgcagtgtcacccagcctagagtgcagtggtacaatctgggttcactgcaacctctgcctccgaggctcaagtgatcctcctgcctcagcctcccaagtagctgggattatagatgtgtgccaccacgccaggctaatttttgtatttttagtagagatgggatttcaccatgttggccaggctggtcttgaactcctgacctcaagtgatccacctacctcagccttccaaagtgctgggattacaggtgtgagccaccacacccagctgaaaagttatttattttttgttgagatgtagtttcatgcttgttgccaggctagagtgcaacatggcatgatcttggcttaatacaacttccacctcccgagttcaagcaattctcctgcctcagcctcctgagtagctgggattacagacttgccactacacccggctaattttgtacttttagtagagacggggtttctccgtgttggtcaggctggcctcgaacacctgacctcaggtgatctgcccacct is part of the Nomascus leucogenys isolate Asia chromosome 17, Asia_NLE_v1, whole genome shotgun sequence genome and encodes:
- the KLC4 gene encoding kinesin light chain 4 isoform X2, whose protein sequence is MSGLVLGQRDEPAGHRLSQEEILGSTRLVSQGLEALHSEHQAVLQSLSQTIECLQRGGHEEGLVHEKARQLRRSMENIELGLSEAQVMLALASHLSTVESEKQKLRAQVRRLCQENQWLRDELAGTQQRLQRSEQAVAQLEEEKKHLEFLGQLRQYDEDGHTAEEKEGDATKDSLDDLFPNEEEEDPSNGLSRGQGATAAQQGGYEIPARLRTLHNLVIQYAAQGRYEVAVPLCKQALEDLERTSGRGHPDVATMLNILALVYRDQNKYKEAAHLLNDALSIRESTLGPDHPAVAATLNNLAVLYGKRGKYKEAEPLCQRALEIREKVLGTNHPDVAKQLNNLALLCQNQGKYEAVERYYQRALAIYEGQLGPDNPNVARTKNNLASCYLKQGKYAEAETLYKEILTRAHVQEFGSVDDDHKPIWMHAEEREEMSKSQHHEGGTPYAEYGGWYKACKVSSPTVNTTLRNLGALYRRQGKLEAAETLEECALRSRRQWLMVKKI